Part of the Bacteroidales bacterium genome, GGGATACAGCCGATGTTGACATTCCCGATACCGTTCTCAATCTGGATGCCAACCTCGACAGTATGCTCAACCTTTGGTATGCAGGGCATTATCAGTCAATCGAAAATTTGAGTGAGATTGATACCACCGTTGTTGATTCCCTCATCTCTTCGCTTCCGGACTCAGTTATCATTAACCGTCTGGCGCAGATTCCTTCTGTAGTTCCGCTGGCCTACAATCACATTGTACGCCGCTACATTGAAATGTACAGCCGCAAACGGAAGGATCTTATGGCTGTCATGCTGGGCTTATCAGAATACTATTTCCCTCTGTTTGAACAGATACTCGACTATCATCAGCTGCCCACCGAGCTGAAATATATGACGGTTATTGAATCGGCGTTAAACCCTCGTGCCTACAGCCGGGCACGTGCAGTTGGTTTATGGCAGTTCATGTATGGAACCGGTAAAAAGTATGGCCTTACCATCAATTCGCTTGTTGACGAAAGAATGGACCCTTATAAATCGACCATTGCTGCCTGCCGTTTCATGTCAGATTTATACAGCATTTTCAAAGACTGGACCCTGGTAATTGCAGCATACAACTGCGGGCCTGCCAACGTAAACAAGGCCATACGAAGAGCCGGAGGCAAGACAAATTACTGGGAAATTTATTATTATCTTCCCCGTGAAACCAGAGGATATGTACCTGCATTTATTGCTGCCACCTATGTTATGAATTATGCCCGTGAGCATAACATAACCCCTGTAAAGCCTGAATTACCTCTTCCTCTGGATACCATTATGGTTACCAAACCCCTGCATCTTGGACAGGTGGCCGAAGTACTCAACATACCCATCAAAGCGGTACGTGACCTGAATCCCCAATACTTCCGCGACATTGTGCCTGCCTACGAGAAGCCTTTCCCCCTTACACT contains:
- a CDS encoding LysM peptidoglycan-binding domain-containing protein, yielding MKKRGLLIVFAVLFPWLAFAGLPGRDTADVDIPDTVLNLDANLDSMLNLWYAGHYQSIENLSEIDTTVVDSLISSLPDSVIINRLAQIPSVVPLAYNHIVRRYIEMYSRKRKDLMAVMLGLSEYYFPLFEQILDYHQLPTELKYMTVIESALNPRAYSRARAVGLWQFMYGTGKKYGLTINSLVDERMDPYKSTIAACRFMSDLYSIFKDWTLVIAAYNCGPANVNKAIRRAGGKTNYWEIYYYLPRETRGYVPAFIAATYVMNYAREHNITPVKPELPLPLDTIMVTKPLHLGQVAEVLNIPIKAVRDLNPQYFRDIVPAYEKPFPLTLPMSDTYRFIDVEDSIYTYKDSVFFNAKLVNYPASRIKGYIPGPPDNSSTVYYRVRSGDNLGSIAMRYNVRVSDLMYWNGLHNSRIRAGQRLVIYMSRKKASHYASSEKTTPSQPAIGTATSEEGFILYTVRQGDTLWDIAKLYPGISTDDILQWNNLSDPSKLKPGQVIKI